One window of the Nothobranchius furzeri strain GRZ-AD chromosome 3, NfurGRZ-RIMD1, whole genome shotgun sequence genome contains the following:
- the il10 gene encoding interleukin-10: MSLRCLLLSLLLSFFAPAWLTPVCINDCCHFLESFPSRLKELRRDYSRIRDFYEANDDFDTALLDQSVEDSFKSPFACQAINSILDFYLRTVLPTAVADVTNQTRDLKPHVESIQHIFHQLKADVTKCRHHFSCKKQFDIRNLNSAYSQMENKGLFKAMGELDLLFNYIENYLASKRERHM, encoded by the exons ATGTCTCTCCGGTGTCTCCTCCTGTCTCTCCTGCTCTCTTTCTTCGCCCCTGCTTGGTTGACTCCTGTGTGCATAAACGACTGCTGCCATTTCCTGGAGAGCTTCCCCAGCAGGCTGAAGGAGCTCCGACGGGACTACTCCCGGATCAGAGACTTCTAT gaAGCAAACGATGACTTTGACACTGCGCTGCTAGACCAGAGCGTAGAAGACTCCTTCAAG AGTCCGTTCGCCTGCCAAGCCATCAACAGCATCCTGGACTTCTACCTGAGGACGGTTCTGCCCACCGCCGTGGCCGACGTGACCAACCAGACCAGGGACCTGAAGCCTCATGTGGAGTCCATCCAGCACATCTTCCACCAGCTCAAAGCTGATGTGACTAAATGT CGACACCACTTCTCCTGCAAGAAGCAGTTTGACATCAGAAACCTGAACTCAGCGTACAGCCAG ATGGAGAACAAAGGTCTGTTTAAGGCCATGGGAGAGCTGGACTTgttatttaactacattgaaaatTACCTGGCATCGAAACGGGAGAGACACATGTGA
- the il19l gene encoding interleukin 19 like, whose amino-acid sequence MTRIASSASSLFLILIILGCARGLVRGRTLHADGCSANVHTHELRKYYSDIQLHAISGDTEMGVKLLNKSMLKDVQEGQTCCFLRLLLRFYIERVFINYKSSEPHQQRSSSALANAFVSLRRDMHKCHCSCGEETQRTIDSVSSRFDELQVQQAALKALGELGTVLGWLEELAPNP is encoded by the exons ATGACCAGGAttgcctcctccgcctcctcgctCTTCCTTATCCTCATCATCCTTGGATGCGCAAGGGGGCTGGTGAGGGGACGAACTCTGCACGCAGATGGCTGCTCTGCCAACGTTCACACACACGAGCTGCGCAAATACTACTCTGACATCCAACTACACGCT ATATCAGGAGACACTGAAATGGGAGTGAAGCTTCTGAATAAATCTATGCTCAAAGATGTTCAG GAGGGTCAGACGTGCTGTTTTCTGCGTCTCCTACTACGTTTCTACATTGAGAGAGTTTTCATAAACTACAAGTCCTCTGAGCCTCACCAGCAACGCAGCTCCAGCGCCCTGGCCAATGCTTTTGTCAGCCTCAGAAGAGACATGCACAAATGT CACTGCAGCTGTGGAGAAGAAACCCAGAGAACAATTGACTCAGTGAGTTCTAGATTCGATGAG CTTCAGGTCCAGCAGGCGGCACTGAAAGCATTGGGAGAACTGGGCACAGTGCTAGGGTGGCTGGAAGAACTGGCACCAAACCCGTGA